In Bombus affinis isolate iyBomAffi1 chromosome 8, iyBomAffi1.2, whole genome shotgun sequence, the following proteins share a genomic window:
- the LOC126919539 gene encoding multifunctional methyltransferase subunit TRM112-like protein produces MKLLTHNMLTSKCLKGVTVGYPLGIVAKGIKVSEVDFNPEFIARIIPKLDWATLWKAAESIGHVGELPQTLIQDFETNEEFLKMVHHILLEVEVINGDLLCPESGRKFPINDGIPNMLLNEDEV; encoded by the exons atgaaacttttAACACATAATATGTTAACTTCAAAATGCTTGAAAGGTGTAACTGTTGGATATCCCCTTGGGATTGTT GCAAAAGGTATTAAAGTGTCAGAAGTAGATTTCAATCCAGAATTTATTGCAAGAATAATTCCAAAACTTGATTGGGCTACACTTTGGAAAGCTGCAGAAAGT ATAGGTCATGTTGGAGAATTACCACAGACTTTGATTCaagattttgaaacaaatgaggaatttttaaaaatggttCATCATATATTGTTGGAAGTTGAAGTCATTAATGGAGATCTACTATGTCCAGAATCTGGCAGAAAATTCCCTATTAACGATGGTATACCAAATATGCTTTTAAACGAAGATGAAGTTTAA